The following are encoded together in the Acinetobacter radioresistens DSM 6976 = NBRC 102413 = CIP 103788 genome:
- the thrC gene encoding threonine synthase, protein MSNANRYTGLVDRYRDRLPVSATTRAISLGEGNTPLIKLENIPRIIGKDVEIYVKYEGLNPTGSFKDRGMTMAVTKAVEEGSKAIICASTGNTSAAAAAYAARAGIKAFVLIPEGKIAMGKMAQAMMYGAITMQIRGNFDDGMRLVKEVADQAPVTIVNSINPFRLQGQKTIAYEIVEALGRAPDYHCLPVGNAGNITAHWMGYTEAVANQPADQFEQVIYDAVTDTFTGPKPEGLPVMVGYQASGAAPFLRGAPVAAPETVATAIRIGNPQSWNHAKAVVRDSEGWFDELQDSEILDAQRMLSMYEGVFVEPASAASIGGAIRDIKAGKIAEGSVIVCTVTGNGLKDPDTAIKQCADAVMLTIDATMNDVKTSILSNMEK, encoded by the coding sequence ATGTCTAATGCCAACCGTTATACCGGTCTTGTAGACCGTTATCGTGACCGTTTGCCCGTTTCAGCAACGACTCGTGCTATTTCTCTGGGCGAAGGTAATACGCCGCTGATCAAGCTTGAGAATATTCCACGTATTATTGGTAAAGATGTTGAAATTTATGTGAAGTATGAAGGTCTTAATCCGACTGGTTCATTTAAAGACCGTGGCATGACCATGGCAGTAACCAAAGCGGTTGAGGAAGGCTCTAAAGCAATTATCTGTGCATCTACAGGCAATACTTCGGCAGCTGCGGCTGCTTATGCAGCACGTGCCGGTATCAAAGCTTTTGTTTTGATTCCTGAAGGCAAAATTGCGATGGGTAAAATGGCTCAGGCTATGATGTATGGTGCAATCACTATGCAAATCCGTGGTAATTTTGATGATGGTATGCGTCTGGTGAAAGAAGTTGCCGATCAGGCACCAGTAACTATTGTTAACTCAATTAATCCATTCCGCTTACAGGGCCAGAAAACGATTGCTTATGAAATTGTAGAAGCTCTTGGCCGCGCACCGGATTATCACTGCCTGCCTGTAGGTAATGCCGGAAATATTACTGCGCACTGGATGGGCTATACTGAAGCTGTTGCCAATCAGCCTGCTGACCAGTTCGAGCAAGTGATTTATGATGCCGTAACAGATACCTTTACTGGACCTAAGCCTGAAGGCCTACCTGTTATGGTGGGTTATCAGGCTTCAGGTGCTGCTCCTTTCCTGCGTGGTGCTCCCGTAGCTGCGCCAGAGACTGTGGCTACAGCCATCCGCATTGGTAATCCACAAAGCTGGAACCATGCTAAAGCAGTTGTACGTGATTCTGAAGGCTGGTTTGATGAACTGCAAGATAGCGAAATTCTAGACGCACAGCGTATGTTATCGATGTATGAAGGTGTATTTGTAGAACCTGCTTCAGCCGCTTCAATTGGCGGTGCGATCCGTGATATTAAGGCGGGTAAAATTGCTGAAGGTTCAGTTATTGTCTGCACAGTCACAGGAAACGGTTTGAAAGATCCAGATACAGCAATCAAGCAATGTGCTGATGCGGTCATGCTGACGATTGACGCCACAATGAATGATGTTAAGACCTCTATTCTCTCCAATATGGAAAAATAA
- a CDS encoding sigma-54-dependent transcriptional regulator gives MTNQQALILLVDDEEDLCTLMQMSLAKINIRTHIAHGLEQAKKLFQQHAYDACLTDLNLPDGNGLELVHYVSQLYPCTPIAVLTAYGNMEIAISALKAGAFDFVSKPVNQAHLQQLVQKALNTPQSAQQLVQDALENRMLIGTSLPIQQLKIALKKIARSQAPVFITGESGTGKEVVANLVHRLSNRSDGPFIAINCGAIPGDLMESELFGHKKGSFTGASQDKQGLIYSAHGGSLFLDEIAELPLAMQVKLLRAVQEKKIRPIGSDQEIDVDFRVISASHQDLEILVQQGKFRQDLFFRIHVMDIVLPPLREREDDILLLAKHFIQEVCKEWDIPNKILTERGQQFLMQQYFPGNVRELRNIIERAITLSDNEYIDLPQLQSAPLRNVQNFVAGQINHEPLTDQVIPLSPHRKIPAEGLEQYLENIEKEVLLTALNQTHWNRTLAAKKLGMSFRSLRYRLKKFGLDTDDE, from the coding sequence ATGACAAATCAGCAGGCACTTATATTATTGGTCGATGATGAGGAAGACCTTTGTACTTTAATGCAAATGTCTTTGGCCAAAATCAATATCAGGACCCACATTGCACATGGACTGGAGCAGGCAAAGAAACTTTTTCAGCAACATGCTTATGATGCCTGCCTGACTGATCTGAATTTGCCAGATGGCAATGGGCTGGAATTAGTCCATTATGTTTCACAACTTTATCCTTGTACACCGATCGCCGTTTTGACCGCCTATGGCAATATGGAAATTGCTATTTCAGCACTCAAGGCTGGAGCTTTTGATTTTGTCAGTAAACCTGTCAATCAGGCCCATCTACAGCAACTGGTTCAAAAAGCACTCAATACGCCTCAATCGGCTCAGCAACTGGTTCAAGATGCTTTGGAAAATCGGATGTTGATTGGCACTTCTTTGCCAATCCAGCAGCTCAAAATTGCCTTGAAAAAAATTGCCCGCTCACAGGCACCGGTTTTTATTACTGGTGAATCCGGTACAGGCAAGGAAGTAGTGGCTAATCTGGTGCATCGCTTAAGTAACCGCAGTGACGGGCCATTTATTGCTATTAACTGTGGCGCTATTCCAGGCGATCTCATGGAAAGTGAGCTGTTTGGACACAAAAAGGGAAGTTTTACCGGCGCAAGTCAGGACAAACAGGGACTAATTTATTCTGCCCATGGCGGTAGCTTGTTTCTGGATGAAATTGCTGAACTGCCTCTGGCCATGCAGGTTAAATTACTCCGTGCCGTACAGGAAAAGAAAATCCGTCCGATTGGTAGTGATCAGGAAATTGATGTGGATTTTCGTGTAATTAGTGCCAGTCATCAGGACCTGGAAATACTAGTACAGCAAGGTAAGTTCCGGCAGGATCTCTTCTTTCGGATTCATGTCATGGATATTGTTCTGCCCCCCCTGCGTGAACGTGAAGATGACATTCTTCTGCTGGCTAAACATTTTATTCAGGAAGTATGTAAGGAGTGGGATATTCCCAATAAAATTCTGACCGAGCGCGGCCAGCAATTTCTGATGCAGCAATATTTTCCGGGGAATGTGCGTGAACTGCGTAATATTATCGAACGTGCGATCACATTAAGTGATAATGAATATATTGATTTACCCCAACTACAAAGTGCACCTTTGCGCAATGTCCAAAATTTTGTAGCAGGCCAAATTAATCATGAACCGCTAACGGACCAAGTCATTCCGTTGAGCCCTCACAGGAAAATTCCTGCCGAAGGCCTGGAGCAATATCTGGAAAATATTGAAAAAGAAGTTCTGCTCACTGCACTGAACCAGACACACTGGAACCGGACTTTGGCTGCTAAAAAACTTGGAATGAGTTTTCGCTCTTTACGTTATCGACTTAAAAAATTTGGGCTGGATACCGATGATGAGTAG
- a CDS encoding homoserine dehydrogenase: MKPVRLAILGLGTVGGGALKLLEQNAAEIKRRTGREIQITHVGTRRPRPDLDLPATVKQSADLLEIVRQPDVDVVVELMGGIHPAYEVIMEAIKHGKQVVTANKALLAEHGNELFKAADDHAVQIAYEAAVAGGIPIIKVIREGLAANRIDWLAGIINGTGNFILTEMREKGRAFADVLKEAQDLGYAEADPTFDVEGIDAAHKLTLLASIAFGIPLQFDKVYTEGISKITAQDVKYAEELGFRIKHLGIARRTSAGIELRVHPTLIPQEQLIANVNGVKNAVLVQANAVGPTLYYGAGAGAGPTASAVVADVVDIVRDISYTEDGAGTIPQLAFEALTDLPILSREEMTTGYYIRVDAEDQTGVLADITTILSRDGISIDAIMQQPRLKDIIPIVIMTDPIVESKMDEALAKIQALSAVRGEIVRIRLESLDS; encoded by the coding sequence GTGAAACCAGTTCGTCTGGCGATACTCGGTCTTGGGACCGTGGGTGGTGGAGCCCTTAAACTATTAGAACAAAACGCTGCTGAGATTAAACGTCGCACCGGTCGAGAAATTCAAATCACCCACGTCGGTACCCGCCGTCCACGTCCTGACCTGGATTTACCGGCTACAGTCAAGCAAAGCGCTGATCTGCTTGAAATTGTACGTCAGCCTGATGTTGATGTAGTGGTAGAGCTTATGGGCGGCATTCATCCGGCCTATGAAGTCATCATGGAAGCCATTAAACATGGCAAACAGGTGGTTACTGCCAATAAGGCGCTGCTGGCCGAACATGGTAATGAACTGTTCAAGGCAGCCGATGATCATGCAGTACAGATCGCTTATGAAGCTGCGGTTGCGGGCGGCATTCCGATTATTAAGGTAATTCGTGAAGGTTTAGCTGCTAACCGTATTGACTGGCTGGCTGGCATCATCAACGGTACAGGTAACTTTATCCTGACCGAAATGCGTGAAAAAGGCCGTGCTTTTGCTGATGTACTGAAAGAAGCACAGGATCTGGGCTATGCAGAAGCTGACCCGACCTTTGATGTCGAAGGGATCGATGCTGCACACAAGCTGACGTTACTGGCCTCAATTGCATTCGGTATCCCACTGCAGTTTGATAAGGTGTATACCGAAGGTATCAGCAAGATTACTGCTCAAGATGTCAAATATGCTGAAGAACTAGGTTTCCGTATCAAACATCTGGGTATTGCCCGTCGTACCAGTGCTGGTATCGAGTTACGGGTACATCCAACCCTGATTCCTCAGGAACAGCTTATTGCAAATGTAAATGGTGTGAAAAACGCTGTACTGGTTCAGGCCAATGCTGTTGGCCCTACCCTGTACTATGGTGCCGGTGCCGGCGCCGGACCAACAGCCTCTGCAGTAGTGGCTGATGTAGTTGATATCGTGCGGGACATTTCCTATACCGAAGATGGTGCAGGTACTATTCCGCAGCTGGCTTTTGAGGCATTGACTGACCTGCCAATCCTGAGCCGCGAAGAAATGACTACAGGCTATTATATCCGTGTTGATGCTGAAGACCAGACTGGTGTTCTGGCCGATATTACCACCATATTAAGTCGTGACGGTATTAGTATCGATGCCATCATGCAGCAACCGCGCCTTAAAGATATTATTCCAATCGTCATCATGACTGATCCGATTGTAGAATCAAAAATGGATGAAGCTCTTGCAAAAATTCAGGCTTTATCTGCCGTTCGTGGCGAAATCGTGCGAATTCGTTTAGAATCGCTTGATAGTTAA
- a CDS encoding sensor histidine kinase: MAPLRPASLLQTIYRLGEWYSAYRLVLALSLNIIFALTLETVAQDYQHPDLYFYSIVGYALISCIQLIFYKILPFEISKQLILLFIVDVCCFSLLNFALGGPNLHLSLLFVVTVFAATILLRPQLALIITLVAVISVIYQQVVGSFFNSSHLNSISNSALLAFLFFVMYGIGQIAVQRFRLLENLNFYQSIELNQLQNINRAILEQIEVGYLVLDEQQQVILNNPAACSLLGIPPIFTDEKYFLRKLQPDLYTLIRFSDLKDGERFLFESQLSPYSVDIQVQKLLVPHQALTLLILQDAQKIKQQVQQLKLMALGQLSASIAHEIRNPLAAIVQANELLADSQPEQLQMLTSMIDRQSQRIDKIIHDTLNMARNSPTEPAKIRLSGFLAQVLNEDLIDIKQAVQLQIEQDIWIYFDELQLRQVLINLIRNALRHNSAEQSFIIIRVHGTEERGWIDVIDFGQGVAERDISQLFKPFFSTEINGTGLGLYLSHSFCEANHAKLTYVKQQQGACFRIECSIIY; this comes from the coding sequence ATGGCCCCTCTACGCCCCGCCTCACTGCTTCAGACCATCTACCGTCTGGGAGAGTGGTACAGTGCTTATCGTCTTGTTTTAGCACTTAGTCTTAATATTATTTTTGCACTAACCCTTGAGACTGTTGCTCAAGACTACCAGCATCCTGACCTGTACTTTTATAGTATTGTCGGTTATGCCCTGATCAGCTGTATCCAGCTGATTTTTTATAAAATTCTACCTTTTGAAATTTCGAAGCAGCTTATTTTACTGTTTATAGTAGATGTATGCTGTTTTAGCCTGCTAAATTTTGCACTGGGTGGACCCAATCTGCACTTAAGTCTACTTTTTGTGGTGACGGTCTTTGCCGCAACAATTTTACTCAGGCCGCAGCTTGCTTTAATTATCACACTGGTTGCTGTAATTAGTGTGATCTACCAGCAGGTAGTAGGAAGCTTTTTTAACAGCTCCCATCTCAACAGTATCAGTAATAGTGCTTTATTAGCTTTTTTATTTTTTGTGATGTATGGCATTGGACAGATTGCTGTACAGCGGTTTCGCCTTTTGGAAAATCTGAATTTTTATCAGTCTATTGAGCTTAACCAGCTACAGAATATTAACCGGGCTATTTTGGAGCAAATTGAGGTAGGCTATTTAGTTTTAGATGAGCAGCAGCAGGTGATTTTAAATAATCCGGCAGCCTGTTCATTACTAGGTATTCCACCGATTTTTACTGATGAAAAGTATTTTCTACGTAAACTCCAGCCAGACCTGTATACGCTTATCCGGTTTAGTGACTTAAAAGATGGTGAAAGATTCTTGTTTGAATCGCAGCTTTCACCTTACAGTGTCGATATACAGGTTCAGAAACTTCTTGTGCCTCATCAAGCTTTAACCTTGTTGATATTGCAGGATGCCCAGAAAATCAAGCAGCAGGTACAACAATTAAAACTGATGGCACTGGGACAGCTTTCGGCCAGTATTGCCCATGAAATTCGTAATCCTTTGGCAGCTATTGTTCAGGCTAATGAATTATTAGCTGACAGCCAGCCAGAACAGTTGCAGATGCTCACTAGCATGATTGACCGGCAGTCACAACGTATTGACAAGATTATCCATGATACCTTGAATATGGCACGTAACAGTCCGACTGAGCCTGCTAAAATCAGATTATCAGGTTTTCTTGCCCAAGTTTTAAATGAAGACCTGATCGATATAAAACAGGCTGTACAGCTACAGATTGAGCAGGATATCTGGATTTATTTTGATGAACTCCAGCTACGTCAAGTGCTTATTAATCTGATCCGTAATGCATTAAGGCATAATTCAGCAGAGCAGTCTTTTATTATTATACGGGTACATGGCACAGAAGAACGCGGCTGGATTGATGTCATTGATTTTGGTCAAGGCGTAGCAGAGCGCGATATTTCACAATTGTTTAAACCCTTTTTTAGTACCGAAATCAATGGAACTGGTTTAGGATTATATTTATCTCACAGTTTTTGTGAGGCTAATCATGCAAAACTTACTTATGTTAAGCAACAACAAGGCGCATGTTTTCGAATCGAATGCTCCATTATTTATTAG
- the pbpG gene encoding D-alanyl-D-alanine endopeptidase PBP7/8 produces MKNSKKSLMHVLSMSVLLGLSSTSFAELIVNSSPGGSNSASLNWSSEDVSQFMNADEPSPQGSTSVTTTIRQQNSPAATLKPKTVQIINSTSYVNQPSVNARAALVMDAQTGEVLFSKNTNTALPIASITKLMTAVVTSDARLNMSEEITLQPIDFIGPKKASSTLRAGDKMNRAEVLLFALMKSENPAAAALARTYPGGKPAFVAAMNAKARELGMHSAKFYESTGLDARNVASARDLGILVSAASQYGLIRQFSTTPTYDFNLGYRVLKSNNTNALVRNGGWNINLSKTGFINEAGRCVVMHATVNQRPAIVVLLGASDTQSRNNDATRLFSWLNQLPKNI; encoded by the coding sequence GTGAAAAATTCTAAAAAGTCTTTAATGCATGTGCTAAGCATGTCTGTCCTGCTTGGCCTGAGTTCAACGAGCTTTGCAGAACTCATTGTGAACTCCTCTCCGGGAGGCAGTAACTCTGCATCACTTAACTGGTCATCAGAAGATGTCAGCCAGTTTATGAATGCTGATGAACCATCCCCACAAGGTTCTACCAGCGTTACTACCACTATTCGTCAGCAAAATAGTCCAGCAGCCACTCTGAAACCTAAAACGGTTCAGATTATTAACTCAACCTCGTATGTGAACCAACCTTCAGTGAATGCCCGTGCAGCACTGGTCATGGATGCACAAACAGGTGAGGTGTTGTTCAGTAAAAACACCAACACAGCATTACCGATTGCATCAATCACTAAATTGATGACTGCCGTAGTGACTTCTGATGCACGTCTAAATATGTCAGAAGAAATTACTTTGCAACCTATTGATTTTATTGGTCCTAAAAAAGCCAGTTCTACTCTGCGTGCCGGTGACAAAATGAACCGTGCAGAAGTTCTGCTTTTTGCTTTAATGAAGTCTGAAAACCCGGCAGCGGCGGCTCTCGCACGGACCTATCCAGGCGGAAAACCGGCATTTGTAGCAGCAATGAATGCCAAGGCACGCGAGCTTGGCATGCATAGTGCCAAGTTTTATGAATCTACGGGTCTGGATGCACGTAATGTCGCATCTGCCCGTGACTTGGGTATTCTGGTAAGTGCTGCTTCTCAGTACGGCCTGATCCGCCAGTTTTCAACAACACCCACCTATGATTTTAATCTAGGCTACCGTGTGCTTAAATCGAATAATACCAATGCACTGGTACGTAACGGGGGCTGGAATATTAACCTGTCTAAAACCGGATTTATTAATGAAGCAGGCCGCTGTGTAGTTATGCATGCAACTGTAAATCAGCGTCCGGCTATTGTGGTGCTATTAGGTGCGTCAGATACCCAGTCTCGTAATAATGATGCAACCCGTTTATTTAGCTGGCTTAATCAGCTTCCTAAGAATATTTAA
- a CDS encoding S41 family peptidase codes for MLQHWKYRAIIAGLLGCWSSTILAANTANDAFVPELNSPVTQEDFAEIPVESIQQFVEIYGIVKDNYVSDKTDDELFQQAIRGLVSGLDRYSRYLSAEDYRELIQYTEGDIASIDFNLNYDAHDRQWRIRDLKDGSDSSKLGLRNGVSVSRIDNQELKSLNHSQVNNLLYGTVGSTLEMQLGNNATPISLVRNKKIEADIEPILIHNQQVLVLKVHVFQQDTANQIKSLIEENQSPRLKTVLIDLRNNPGGLLSAAVETADLFLNQGVIVSTKSRSEGSQQFQALPGNEFQNLKMGILINNRSASAAEVFTGALKAQKRAWVIGEKSYGKGVVQKLFPLPNGAALQMTVSHYYTPDGNMIEGRGIQPDQLFPMSPSIKEETYLDNVAELLLKKYP; via the coding sequence ATGCTCCAGCACTGGAAATACAGGGCAATAATTGCCGGCCTATTAGGGTGTTGGAGTAGTACTATTCTGGCTGCCAATACGGCTAATGATGCATTTGTGCCTGAGTTAAATTCACCAGTGACGCAAGAAGATTTTGCTGAAATTCCGGTTGAGTCCATTCAGCAGTTTGTCGAGATTTATGGAATTGTAAAAGATAACTATGTTTCCGATAAGACTGATGATGAACTGTTCCAACAGGCAATTAGAGGATTGGTCAGTGGGCTGGACCGTTACTCACGCTATCTTTCAGCAGAGGATTACCGTGAACTGATTCAATATACTGAAGGAGATATTGCTTCAATTGATTTTAATTTAAATTATGATGCGCATGATCGCCAGTGGCGGATCCGTGATTTAAAAGATGGCTCGGACTCTTCCAAACTGGGATTACGCAACGGTGTATCCGTCTCGCGTATTGATAACCAGGAACTTAAGAGTCTGAACCATAGCCAGGTCAATAACCTGTTATATGGTACTGTCGGTTCAACGCTAGAAATGCAGCTGGGCAATAACGCCACACCGATCAGTTTGGTCCGTAACAAGAAGATTGAAGCCGATATTGAGCCGATATTGATTCATAACCAGCAGGTTTTGGTACTCAAGGTACATGTATTCCAGCAGGATACTGCTAACCAGATTAAATCACTTATTGAAGAGAACCAGTCACCACGTTTGAAAACAGTCCTGATTGATCTGCGCAATAACCCGGGTGGATTACTCTCGGCTGCGGTTGAGACTGCAGATCTATTCCTGAATCAGGGCGTTATTGTTTCCACCAAAAGTCGTTCAGAAGGCAGCCAGCAGTTTCAGGCTTTACCGGGCAATGAGTTCCAGAACCTGAAAATGGGTATTCTCATCAATAACCGTTCTGCTTCTGCGGCTGAGGTGTTTACAGGAGCTCTAAAAGCTCAGAAACGAGCTTGGGTTATTGGTGAAAAAAGCTATGGTAAAGGTGTAGTCCAGAAGTTATTTCCCTTACCTAATGGTGCAGCACTACAGATGACGGTGTCACATTATTACACTCCAGACGGCAACATGATTGAAGGCCGTGGTATTCAACCGGATCAGCTATTTCCGATGAGCCCAAGTATTAAAGAAGAAACTTATCTGGACAATGTGGCAGAATTACTATTAAAGAAATATCCCTGA
- the gacA gene encoding response regulator transcription factor GacA, which produces MITILVVDDHELVRTGICRMLEDHADVQVIGQAESGEEAIALVRQLHPNVVLLDVNMPGIGGVETTRRLLQTAPETKVLAVSGLAEEPYPSLLLKAGAKGYITKGAPITEMVRAINKVMQGGKYFSADIAEQLASSYLSDTQQSPFDALSEREMQVAMMVVNCISAQEIADKLFVSVKTVNTYRYRIFEKLDIDSDVKLTHLAIRYGLIKP; this is translated from the coding sequence TTGATCACTATTTTAGTCGTCGATGACCATGAATTGGTACGTACTGGCATTTGTCGTATGTTAGAAGATCATGCAGATGTACAGGTGATCGGGCAAGCAGAGTCTGGAGAAGAAGCCATTGCTTTGGTCCGGCAGCTTCATCCTAATGTAGTTTTACTTGATGTGAACATGCCAGGTATTGGCGGAGTAGAAACGACCCGTCGTCTTTTACAGACTGCCCCTGAAACCAAGGTTCTGGCGGTCAGCGGTTTAGCTGAGGAACCTTACCCGTCTTTGTTACTTAAAGCTGGTGCCAAAGGTTATATCACTAAAGGTGCACCTATTACAGAAATGGTACGTGCTATTAATAAGGTCATGCAAGGAGGCAAGTATTTTAGTGCTGATATTGCCGAACAGTTGGCCAGTTCTTATCTTTCTGATACACAGCAGTCTCCTTTTGATGCCTTGTCTGAACGGGAAATGCAGGTCGCCATGATGGTAGTGAACTGTATCAGTGCTCAGGAAATTGCAGACAAGCTCTTTGTCAGTGTTAAAACAGTCAATACTTACCGTTATCGTATATTTGAAAAACTTGATATTGATAGTGACGTGAAACTCACCCATCTGGCGATCCGCTATGGCTTGATTAAACCTTAA
- a CDS encoding DsbC family protein, which yields MLFTRSKIFMACAMSITLLLGACSNDKNNQGNTNTLTATAPATGEASNLSERNAQQRLIKTLQQHFKKANINAKVVDVKATEVPNLYWVSLEGMPSVYATSDGKYLIQGDVIRLGDKELHSVSENLQSVENKRYLQELKTEDLIVYPAKNKTQHIIYVFTDVSCPYCQKLHAHMDEITAKGIEVRYIAWPRGDQLFPAMESIWCSKDRAAAFEQAIQGVQLPAATCKTPVRAQYELGHRMGVNGTPAIYNSEGEYLGGYLAPDELLKRLNN from the coding sequence ATGTTATTTACCCGTTCGAAAATTTTTATGGCGTGTGCCATGAGTATTACTCTCCTGCTAGGCGCCTGTTCTAATGACAAGAATAACCAAGGCAATACCAATACCTTAACTGCAACTGCTCCTGCAACAGGTGAAGCATCCAACCTATCCGAGCGTAATGCCCAGCAACGTCTGATCAAGACACTGCAACAGCATTTCAAGAAGGCCAACATTAATGCCAAAGTGGTTGATGTCAAGGCAACAGAAGTGCCAAACCTGTACTGGGTTTCACTCGAGGGAATGCCGTCAGTTTATGCCACCAGTGATGGTAAATATCTGATTCAAGGTGATGTGATCCGTCTAGGGGACAAGGAGTTGCATAGTGTGAGTGAAAACCTGCAATCAGTTGAGAATAAACGCTATCTACAGGAACTGAAAACTGAAGATCTGATCGTTTACCCAGCTAAAAATAAAACCCAGCACATAATTTACGTATTTACCGATGTTAGCTGTCCATACTGCCAGAAACTGCATGCGCATATGGATGAAATCACCGCCAAGGGCATCGAAGTACGTTATATTGCCTGGCCACGTGGAGATCAGCTTTTCCCTGCGATGGAAAGTATCTGGTGCAGTAAAGACCGCGCTGCTGCATTTGAGCAGGCTATTCAGGGAGTACAGCTTCCTGCTGCAACCTGTAAAACTCCAGTTCGTGCACAGTATGAATTGGGCCACCGTATGGGAGTTAATGGAACACCAGCGATTTATAATAGTGAGGGTGAATACCTAGGAGGCTACCTTGCACCAGACGAACTGTTAAAACGCTTAAATAATTAA
- the gpmI gene encoding 2,3-bisphosphoglycerate-independent phosphoglycerate mutase: MTDATTGKIPHVLVIMDGIGHREAVKDNAFLAAKTPNLTAMKQKHPHGLISGSGEDVGLPDGQMGNSEVGHMNLGAGRVLYQDFTRITKEIRTGAFFEHEVLVDAVEKAKTANGAVHIMGLLSEGGVHSHQDHIMAMCELALKRGAQVYLHAFLDGRDTPPKSAESSLQKLDALFAQYPGQGRIASLIGRYYAMDRDNRWDRLEQAYRLLTESEALRVAMTATEGLEQAYAANETDEFVKATRIGEPVKIQDGDAVVFMNFRADRARELTRAFVEKNFQGFERKVVPALSKFVMLTRYQATIDAPVAYMPDALVNSLGEYLSNLGKTQLRIAETEKYAHVTFFFSGGREEEYPGEKRILIPSPNLATYDLKPEMSAYEVTDELVKAIHSGEYDLLVVNYANGDMVGHTGIFDAAVKAVEAVDTCLGRVYEAVMAKHGHMLVTADHGNVEQMQDYQSGQVHTQHTTELVPFIYVGPTSAEIIEGGVLADVAPTLLNLMKLPVPAEMQGRNLIQLSTS, from the coding sequence ATGACGGATGCGACAACAGGCAAAATTCCACACGTACTGGTCATCATGGATGGCATAGGTCATCGTGAAGCGGTTAAGGACAATGCCTTTCTTGCGGCAAAAACACCCAATCTGACCGCTATGAAGCAAAAGCATCCGCATGGTCTGATTTCTGGATCTGGAGAGGACGTGGGGCTTCCAGATGGACAAATGGGTAATTCAGAAGTGGGCCATATGAATTTGGGTGCTGGTCGAGTGCTATATCAGGACTTTACTCGTATTACCAAGGAAATCCGTACCGGAGCATTCTTTGAACATGAAGTGCTGGTTGATGCTGTAGAGAAAGCGAAGACAGCTAACGGTGCAGTACACATTATGGGGCTGCTATCCGAAGGCGGAGTGCATTCACATCAGGACCATATTATGGCCATGTGTGAACTGGCGCTTAAACGTGGTGCACAGGTCTATCTGCATGCTTTTCTAGATGGCCGCGACACGCCACCAAAAAGTGCCGAGTCATCTTTGCAGAAGCTGGATGCCTTATTTGCCCAATACCCGGGTCAGGGGCGTATTGCTAGCCTGATTGGCCGCTATTATGCTATGGACCGTGATAACCGCTGGGATCGTTTAGAGCAGGCCTATCGGCTGTTAACTGAAAGTGAAGCACTGCGCGTAGCAATGACTGCAACTGAAGGGCTAGAGCAGGCCTATGCAGCAAATGAGACAGATGAGTTTGTAAAAGCTACTCGTATTGGTGAGCCTGTAAAAATTCAGGATGGCGATGCAGTGGTCTTTATGAACTTCCGTGCAGACCGCGCACGCGAACTGACCCGTGCTTTCGTGGAAAAGAATTTTCAGGGGTTTGAACGGAAGGTTGTGCCAGCATTATCCAAATTTGTGATGCTGACCCGTTATCAGGCCACTATTGATGCACCGGTTGCCTATATGCCGGATGCTCTGGTTAACTCTCTGGGCGAGTACCTGTCCAATCTGGGCAAAACCCAGCTCCGTATTGCCGAAACTGAAAAATATGCTCATGTGACTTTCTTTTTTAGTGGCGGCCGTGAAGAAGAATATCCGGGTGAAAAGCGCATCCTGATACCTTCTCCAAATTTGGCAACTTATGACCTTAAGCCTGAAATGAGTGCCTATGAAGTCACGGATGAACTGGTCAAGGCTATTCATTCAGGTGAATATGATCTGCTGGTAGTAAACTATGCAAATGGTGACATGGTCGGCCATACCGGTATATTTGATGCCGCAGTAAAAGCGGTTGAAGCAGTAGATACTTGTCTTGGTCGGGTCTATGAAGCAGTAATGGCCAAGCATGGACACATGCTGGTAACAGCCGATCATGGTAATGTTGAACAAATGCAAGATTACCAAAGTGGTCAGGTCCATACCCAGCATACCACTGAACTGGTTCCTTTCATCTATGTCGGACCGACCTCTGCAGAGATTATCGAAGGGGGAGTACTTGCCGATGTTGCACCTACTTTGCTAAATCTTATGAAATTACCTGTACCGGCAGAAATGCAGGGACGTAATCTGATTCAGTTAAGTACCTCTTAA